TGTACAGGAGCAAATCTAGAAGAAGATATCATGAATTTAGTTGCTCATTCTCATTATGAAAGAGTACCGAATTATCGTGATTTAACTCCAGAAGACGAATGGGCTTTATTAGAAAGAGGATTAAATCGTGTTACTGACACTTGTATCCCTGAACATGAAGCATTCCGTCGTTTACAAAAGCATATTTACAAGATTTGGAAAGATGCAGACGATAAAGGAGAACGTTATTTTCCTCATGAATTTATGTATAAAATGTTGCTATCTGGTGTTCTAGAAGAATATTATGAGATCGACTTAAAAGATAGCTGGATGTATGCAGCGGCAGAGAAAAATTTACCTATTATTGTTCCAGGATGGGAAGATAGTACAATGGGAAATATCTTTGCTTCATACGTAATCAAAGGAGATTTAAAAGCTTCTACTATGAAATCTGGAATTGAATACATGACTTTCTTAGCTGATTGGTATTCAAAAAACAGCTCTAATGGAATTGGATTCTTCCAAATCGGTGGTGGTATTGCGGGTGACTTCCCTATCTGTGTTGTGCCAATGCTATATCAAGACATGGAAATGCATGATGTTCCATTCTGGAGCTATTTCTGTCAGATTTCAGATTCAACAACTAGTTATGGATCTTATTCAGGAGCGGTTCCTAATGAGAAAATCACTTGGGGTAAATTAGATATCAA
This portion of the Flavobacterium panacagri genome encodes:
- a CDS encoding deoxyhypusine synthase family protein; translated protein: MKGPISQFIEKHYLHFNSASLVDAAKAYEQQLADGAKMLVSMAGAMSTAEIGKIFAEVIRQDKVHIISCTGANLEEDIMNLVAHSHYERVPNYRDLTPEDEWALLERGLNRVTDTCIPEHEAFRRLQKHIYKIWKDADDKGERYFPHEFMYKMLLSGVLEEYYEIDLKDSWMYAAAEKNLPIIVPGWEDSTMGNIFASYVIKGDLKASTMKSGIEYMTFLADWYSKNSSNGIGFFQIGGGIAGDFPICVVPMLYQDMEMHDVPFWSYFCQISDSTTSYGSYSGAVPNEKITWGKLDIKTPKFIIESDATIVAPLIFAYLLDL